In the Gemmatimonadaceae bacterium genome, ATCGAGTGCCTCACGGGTCGGGCCTGCCGTGACGACGATGTGGCGTCCGGCAAGCCCGCGCGCGGTTTCCAGGAGGCGTCCGGCATGTGCGAGGATCTCCTCCGGTTCACACATGCGACCGGGGCCCACGCCTTCGCCGAAGGCGAGCGGCCCGGTGTCCGGATCGAGGACGTTGTGGCCCAGCTCGCGCAGCACCTGCACGTTGCGGCGCACCAGTGCGTGTGCCCACATCCCGTCATTCATCGCCGGCGCCACCAGCACAGGTGCCCGGGTGGCCAGGAGCACGGCGGTGAGCTGGTCGTCGGCGCGGCCCTGTCCGGCGCGCGCGAGCAGGTCGGCGGTGGCGGGGGCGACGATGACCAGTTCCGCCTCCTTCGCCAGCCGGATGTGCGCGAGGGCGTGGCCGGCGTCGAGGATGGCCGGTGCGACCGGACGCCCGGTGACCGCCTCGAAGGTGATCGGGCCGACGAACTCGCGCGCGGCGCGTGACAGGATGACGTCAACGACGGCGCCCGCCTGGGTGAGCAGGCGGGCGAGCGTGACAGCCTTGTAGCAGGCGATGCCGCCGGTCACCCCGAGGATGACGCGGCGGCCGTCGAAGGGGCGCACGTGACCGGCCCCCGGCGCGGCTTACTCGGGACGGCGGCGCGGCATCACGCGGTACTCGAAGTCCTTGCCATGCAGGTCCTCGAGCGCACGCGTGGTGAGCTTCTTCTCCTTGCCGGTGGAGCCGATCTTCGGGAACTCGTTCAGCACGCGCGCATACTTCGCCGCGACCAGCACGCCGAGGTACTTGTTCTGCGACTGCTGCTGCTCGGTGATGTCGCCGGGGGTGAAGACTCGCATTCCGTTCCATCTCCTCGGCGCACACGCGCCGTTGGGTGACCATCTGTGCGCCGGCCGGGCCGCCACACACCGTTCGAGCCTGCTCCAACGCCTGCTCCTGCTCCTGCACGCCGCAGGCCGGTGCTCGTCACACCCGGCCGGCCGCGCGCCACCTCCCGTCGTGCTACCGGACCGCGTCGCGCAGCTCATTGGCGAGCGCCGTCACACGAGCTGGCAGGTCCGTCAGCCGCGTCCGTCGCAGCGCCTCGGCATCGATGATGCTCAGCACCTGCGCCACCGCGTGCTCCAGTTCGTCGTTCACCACCACGTACTCGAAGCTGTCCACCGTCGCCAGCTCCGTCAGTGCACTGTCCACCCGCGTCGCGAGCGTGGCACGATCTTCCGACCCGCGCCCCGACAGCCGTGCCAGCAGCTCCACCGCCGAAGGCGGCAGCAGGAAGATCAGCACCGCCGACGGAAACGACTTCACGAACTCGATCGCGCCCTGCACGTCGATGGTCATGATCGGGTTCCGGCCAGAGGCCATCAGCCGGTCGATCTCGCTGCGCAGGGTGCCGTACCGCTTGCCATGGACGTGGGCGTGCTCGGCGAACTCGCCGGCGCGGACCCGGACCTCGAACTCGTCCCCAGCCAGAAAAAAGTAATCGACCCCATGCCGCTCCGCAGGCCGGGGGGGCCGGGTCGTGCAGGTGATGCTGAACCCGAGGTCGGGCCTGAGCTCCAGCAGCCGCCGTGCGATGGTGGTCTTCCCCGTTCCGGATGGGGCTGCCAGGATGACAGGAAACGCCGGCGTCGTCATTCGAGGTTCTCGACCTGCTCGCGCATCCGCTCGAGCTCTTCCTTGATCAGGACCACGTCCGCCTGCATCGACGCGTCGTTGGCCTTCGACCCGGTGGTGTTCGCCTCCCGCACCATCTCCTGGAGGATGAAGCCCAGGCGCTTGCCCACCCCCTCACCCTGCGGCGAGGCGATGGCCGCCCGGCAGGCAGCGTTGTGGCTGGCGAACCGGCTCAGCTCCTCGGCCACGTCCACCCGGTCGGCGAGGATCGCGATCTCCTGGGCCAGCCGCTGGGGATCCACGGCAACCCCGCCGGCCAGGTCGCGGACCGCTGCGGCGAGCCGGTCACGCTGCTCCACCAGCCGCTGCGGCGCGCGCGCGGCCAGTCGGGCCAGCGCCCCCTCGATGATCACGAGGCGGTCCAGCAGGTACTGCGCCAGCCGGCTGCCCTCGGCTTCCCGCATCGTCACGAACAGCCGGATCGCCTCGCCGGTCAGCGCGAGGAGCGCCGCCGGATCGAGGGTCGCCACCGAGTCCTCCTCCACCGAGGCGCTGGTCATCACGTCGGGCATCCGCAGCAGCGTCGCGAGGTCGATGGTGCGGTCGATCCCGGCGTCGTCGGGGATCGCGCGCAGCTGCTCGGCGTACGCCACCAGCCTCGCGATGTCGATCCGCGGGCCGTCGCTGGCGTCGCGCTCGATGCGCAGCGAGAGCGACACGTGCCCGCGGGTGACCCGCGTGCGCAGCAGCTCGCGCACGTCCGCCTCGAGCCGCGTGAGCGCTTGCGGCAGCTTGATCGACGGCGTGAAGAAGCGGTGGTTCACGCTGCGGACCTCGACCGACACGCGGTGCGACCCGATCACCGCCTCGGCGTTGCCGTACCCGGTCATGCTCTGGATCGAACCGATCATCCCGGCGTCAGTTCCAGAAGGTCCAGCGCACGCCGTACACGGCGAGCGGGCCGGGCATCAGCAATCCCGGCACGGTGGTGTACGGGACATTCAGCAGGTTTCGCATCTGGAAGGTGATGGTCGCGTCCTTGAGCGTGAACTCCGCACGAATGCCCAGCGGCGTCGCCGGGAAGGTCGGGAACGGCGTGACGGTGCCCGCCGAGTTGTAGACCGGCACGCGCGACGCCGTGCGGTACTCCACGTCGCCGGCGAGCACGAAGTCGAAGCCACCGGTCTTCGTCGCACCGGTCCAATGATAGCGCCACGTGAGCTCGCTGCGGGCCTGCAGCTGCGGGCGATACCACCCGGCGTCGCTCCAGCGCACGCCGTTCAGGTGCAGCTCGAACCCCTTGAAGAGCGGGCCGGTCACCGCCCACGTGAGGCCGGTCGCCCTGCCCTCGGCCACCCAGGGCGTCTGCCGATCGAAGATGCGCGGCGCGCGCAGCACTGCGCTGTCGCGCACGATCGCACCGCCCTGCAGCCAAAGCCGGCCCACCCGCAGCGCCACCTCGCCACGCGCAGCGCGCGCCACCGGCAGCGGCACGGCGGCGGGCGTGAACGACGAATCCGCGGGCAGCGGCAGTGTGCCGGTGGTGCCATACGAGACGGCACCGGTGAGGGCCAGCCGTGGTGCAGGCAGGAACTTCAGGAAGGCATCGGCCTGCGTGACCTCGGAGAACGGGTTGCGCTCCGCCCACGCCGTGCCGGTCAGCCGTCCGAGGTCGAAGCCGGCGCGCACCGACGGCTGGTGGAGCGTCCGCCCATCCACGCGACGGAGTCGCTCGGTGGCCGAGACCTGCGCGTGGGCCGATGCCCAGCCGGCGGTGGCGACGAGCTGCGAGCTGGTGCGGCTGGTGTCGGCCGAGTCGGCGAGGAAGCGCTGCGTGCTGCTGGCGGCACCGAACGGGGTGTTCTCCGCGTTCGATCGCGATGCCGCCACGACCTTCAGCCACGGACCGCGTGACTGGTCGCCGGTGGCGAACCGCAGGTACGCCTCACGCTGCACCTGGTCGTAGCGCGGGATCGGCCGGCCAGCGAGTTCGTACTCCCGCACGGCCACCAGCGTGAGCGTCTGCTGCGTGGTGCGCATGCGCAGCAGCGTGCCGTCCAGGCTCCACCGCTCGCGCACGAGTCCCGCGCGTGCGAACACCGTGGTCGCATCGCCGTCACCACCCAGCCGACGGTCGTCGGTGCTGCGCTGCTGCAGCATCACCTGGAAGGCGAAGCCGTTGCGGGCGCGGCGGGCGAGGTAGCCGCGGAAGGTGTTGCTGCGGTTGTCGCCGGTGAGCACGTCGGCGCGCGTCTGCGCGGTGAGCCGCAGCGGGCCGCGCCAGCTGCGCATGTGCAGCCGCAGCTCGTTCGCACCCCGCTCCACGACGAGTTCCTCGAGTGCGCCAATGGGGAAGAGCGAGAGGTCCACGACACCACCGCTGCGCGGGTCGATCGCGTCGAGCTCGATGCCGTCGAGGAAGAGGCGCACGCGGCCGGCATCACCGAGGTACGACCCGACCTGCGCGCCCATGTAGAAGCGCGCACGCAGGGACGCGAGCCCGGGCACACGATCGAGGAAGTCGGCCAGGGTGAGCGCACCGGTGCTGAACAGGCTGTCGCGATTCCACCGGTGCGACATGCCGGCCTCGGTGAGGAACGGCACCTCGGCCTGCGGCAGGGCGCCGGTGACGGAGTCGGCGCGCGCGATGGAATCGGCGCGCACGCGGAGCAGCGAGTCGGCTGCTGACTTCACCTGCGCCCGCAGCGGAGACGCCACGATGACGGCGGCCACGACCAGCACCGCCAGCGTCACGGCACGGTGCACCCGATGCCTCAGCGTGCCCTCGCGCGCACGAATTCCACGAACGTGCCGACCGGTCGGCCGGTCGGCCCCTTCGGCAGCGACACGAGGTCGGTCTCGGAGTAGGCGGTGCCTGCCACGTCGAGATGCACCCAGGGCATGCCCTCGGCGAAGACCTTGAGGAAGAGTGCGGCGGTGATCGTGCCGGCGGCTCGCCCGCCGGTGTTCTTGATGTCGGCGGTGTCGGACTTGATCTGCTCCTCGTAGTCGGGCCAGAGCGGCAGTTCCCAGCCCGGTTCCGAGGCGCGCGTGCCGGCCGCGAGCACCTCGCTCACCAGCGCCGCATCGGTGCCCATCACGCCCATCAGCGAGTTGCCGAGGCCGATCACGACCGCGCCGGTGAGCGTCGCGGCATCGATGACGGCGGCCGGGTTGTACTTCTTCGCGTAGTGGAGCACGTCGGCCAGCACGAGACGGCCTTCGGCATCGGTGTTCACGATCTCGATGAAGGTGCCGTTGGAGGCCTGCACGACATCGCCCGGATTGATCGCCGTGCCCGACGGCATGTTCGTCACCGCGCCGAGCAGGCCGACCACGTTGATGGGCAGCTTGAGGCGCGCGATGGCTTCCATCGCGCCGAGCACGCCGGCGGCGCCGCTCATGTCGTACTTCATCCATTCCATGCCCGGCGCCGGCTTGATCGAGATGCCGCCGGTGTCGAAGCAGACGCCCTTGCCGGCGAGCACCACCGGCTGCGCGCCGGCGGCGCCACCCTTGTACTCGAGCGCGACCAGGCGCGGCTCCTGCGGCGTGCCCTGGGCCACACAGAGCAGGCTGCCCATGCGGAGCGCCTCCATCTCACGGCGCCCGAGCACCGTGACATCCATGCCGTGGCGCGCGGCGATGTCACGCCCGGTCTCGGCCAGCGTGTCGGGCGTGCAGAGGTTGCCGGGCATCATCTGCAGGCGGCGCGCGAGGGCATAGCCGGCGCCGATGGCCTCGGCGGTGGCGAGCGCGCCAGCGGCGGCCACGGCGTCGTCCACGAGCAGCGTCACCGATGCCAGCGGCGTGCGCGGCTCCGTCGGTGGCGTCTTCAGCTCGCGATACTCCCACGCGCCCATGGAGGCGCCGACCAGCACCTGCTCGATGTCGCGCTCGTCGAGCGGGCCGGCGACCATGAGGGTGAGCGACGGCACGTTCAGCGCCGTGGCGCGGCGTCCGGCGAGCTGTGCGGCGCGCTTCAGGCCGAGTGCGCGGTCGGCCGGTTCACCCATGCCGACGAGCAGGATGCGTTCAGGGCCACTGGCGGCGCCGGCCAGGTGCAGCACCTCGTCCTTCTTGCCGACGAAGGCGGCCCGCTCGAACGAGCGCGTGACGGTGCCACCGAGGGCAGCGTCGAGGGACGTGAGGGCGGCTGGGGCGCGATCACCCTTGAGGCAGAGCACCGCCAGGGCGCCGGTCTCCAGCGTGCCGGGATCGGCCTGGCGGACGGAATATGTGATTGACATGTCGCGGAAGGTACGAGGTCGGGTCGCCAGCGGTGGGGACCGGCACCGTTTCAGGGCGCGCAAGGCAGCGGCGACTCTTCGGCAAGCTAGGACGGCTGGCGGTACCACGCCACCGAGTTAAGCGAGCCCGGCTGTTGCCGCCCGCGGCGGTGGCTCGTCGGGGGGACATCAGTGGCTCCCACCGGAGCGCCGAGCCCCTTGCCACAAGGCCATCGTGATCTTCCGTCGCCGCCCGTCGAACAGCCAGCTCATCGTGAGCACGAATGCGCTCCGGCGCATGCCGAACAAGATGCCGGAACCGCAGGGACCGATCCTGCCCATGAGTGAGCTGGCGCAGCGCGCGGGTGCGGCGCCGCGGGCCGACTCGCTCGCTGCGGTGCGGGACTCGGGGGTGGTGATCGCGTTCCTGGCCAGTGGCGCCACGCGTGCACACCTGACCACGCGGGTGTACGACGTGATCACGGCGCAGGAGGGGTGCGGCCTGGGCCGGAGCAGCAGCCTGCAGTCGTTCGCGGACCAGTTCTGCGAGACTCCGGACGGCAAGCGCCGGCTGGCGCAGGCGCTGTCGGTGATCCGTCCGACCCCCGATCCGACGGCCCAGCTCACGCGGGCGTCGATCACGGCGTGGGTGCGCTCGGTGGGGCTCGCCGCGCAGGCGCATGAGGCGGCCGAGGCCACGACGGCCGGCCTCCCGGACTGGCACGTTCCCGGCGACATGTAGTGTGACGGTGTAGTGTGACGAGGCGGTGCGGGGCCGCGCCGACCTTGTGACGAGGCGCGGAAGCTGCCACCGTGGGTGATGCGATTCCCCCGCCCCTCCGTGCGGCGCGCCACCCTGGCCGGCGCCGTGCTGTTCCCGCTCGTCAGCCTGACTGCCGAGTTGCAGGCACAACGTGAGACGCGCCCCGCGGCCGGCCTGCAGGGGTTCGATCCGGCGGCGTGCCGGGGCGGGTGCACGCTCGACAGCCTGCAGGTCGACGTCGAGCGCGGGCGGCGGGCGCAGGCAGGCGTCGTGAACGCGACGTTCATCCTGGTCGACACCGTGGCGCAGGCGCGCCGCGGCGCACCCCCGGCACCGAAGGAACGCGCCGTGCCGGTCTGGATCGCATGCGACTCGACACCCTGTGGCGCGATCGTGATCACGGGCCGGGTTTCCGACAAGCGCCTCGACGATGCGCGGGTGATCCGGCGCACCGTCGCGGGGTGGACCCTCCCCCCTGCGCTGCTCGCGCGGTTGCACCGCAGCAGCGGGATGGCGGTGCATGTGGATGGGCGTGCGCAT is a window encoding:
- a CDS encoding DNA-directed RNA polymerase subunit omega; the protein is MRVFTPGDITEQQQSQNKYLGVLVAAKYARVLNEFPKIGSTGKEKKLTTRALEDLHGKDFEYRVMPRRRPE
- a CDS encoding leucyl aminopeptidase, which translates into the protein MSITYSVRQADPGTLETGALAVLCLKGDRAPAALTSLDAALGGTVTRSFERAAFVGKKDEVLHLAGAASGPERILLVGMGEPADRALGLKRAAQLAGRRATALNVPSLTLMVAGPLDERDIEQVLVGASMGAWEYRELKTPPTEPRTPLASVTLLVDDAVAAAGALATAEAIGAGYALARRLQMMPGNLCTPDTLAETGRDIAARHGMDVTVLGRREMEALRMGSLLCVAQGTPQEPRLVALEYKGGAAGAQPVVLAGKGVCFDTGGISIKPAPGMEWMKYDMSGAAGVLGAMEAIARLKLPINVVGLLGAVTNMPSGTAINPGDVVQASNGTFIEIVNTDAEGRLVLADVLHYAKKYNPAAVIDAATLTGAVVIGLGNSLMGVMGTDAALVSEVLAAGTRASEPGWELPLWPDYEEQIKSDTADIKNTGGRAAGTITAALFLKVFAEGMPWVHLDVAGTAYSETDLVSLPKGPTGRPVGTFVEFVRARAR
- the gmk gene encoding guanylate kinase, which translates into the protein MTTPAFPVILAAPSGTGKTTIARRLLELRPDLGFSITCTTRPPRPAERHGVDYFFLAGDEFEVRVRAGEFAEHAHVHGKRYGTLRSEIDRLMASGRNPIMTIDVQGAIEFVKSFPSAVLIFLLPPSAVELLARLSGRGSEDRATLATRVDSALTELATVDSFEYVVVNDELEHAVAQVLSIIDAEALRRTRLTDLPARVTALANELRDAVR
- a CDS encoding YicC family protein, whose protein sequence is MIGSIQSMTGYGNAEAVIGSHRVSVEVRSVNHRFFTPSIKLPQALTRLEADVRELLRTRVTRGHVSLSLRIERDASDGPRIDIARLVAYAEQLRAIPDDAGIDRTIDLATLLRMPDVMTSASVEEDSVATLDPAALLALTGEAIRLFVTMREAEGSRLAQYLLDRLVIIEGALARLAARAPQRLVEQRDRLAAAVRDLAGGVAVDPQRLAQEIAILADRVDVAEELSRFASHNAACRAAIASPQGEGVGKRLGFILQEMVREANTTGSKANDASMQADVVLIKEELERMREQVENLE